cacacacacacacacacacgacctttACAGTCAGCAGCTCTCGTTACCTGGCGAGTCATGAGGGGGCAGAGCAACGACCAGTATGCCCCCAGAGGCACAGGCCAGGGCGAAGAGGGCTTCTCCCTCCTGGCTGATCCAGGCGGAGGACGTGCCAGGGCTGATGGCGGGCAGGCCCGGGCCACTGGGCAGTACGTAGCTGTGCGCCGGGTCCTGCAGGCTCAGCTTACCCACGTCCGTGAAGATGGACTGCATCTGGAGCTCAGTGACCAGCTCCTGTGGCCAGAGGATAGAGGGTTGCGTTTATGCTTTTATAGCAGATGTTTTTGTCCACAGTgacaataaacattacattaacaataaTGTTCATAGTAAAATTGAATAGCCTAATAAATACTTTTACTTATTGATGGAGTAGAGGTGTTCGAGGGGGTACACCAGATAGCACTGGGTCACTTAAAATACTTTTAGAGAGGCCCTTCTCTGACAAATTTGGCAGCCCTTTTGCCTTGAGAAATTAACATGGCAAGAATTCCTCAATGTCTACTAAAATAACAATTTGTCCCTCTGCttgtcaggaaaaaaaaagcaatgtcCAAACTAGACGGGTGCACATGTCCACCACGGCTAAGCGCTCATACAGCACAATATTAGTGAAAGTGAAAATAATCCTTCCAGTGATTTGAATCTGCTCTAAAATGCAATGGACTCCTTTGACATCTTTCCATCGAGTTTGATGAAAACCAGGTAAGTAGGTTTAACATAATCCtgcttacagacagacagacagacagaatacaCTGCGCAGATAATatgtcccccccaaaaaaatactCACACTACGGTACATGCGGGAGGGATGGGGCAAGGCCAGCCGATGGACAGACTGGTTGGTGACGACGAGGATGATGACATTGTTTAGGGTCTCCTGGATGTGCACTCCGCCAGGCAGGATCTGGCACTGGGGGATCTTCAGCCGCACGGCATTATTGAGCAGGTTGGTGTCCAGTGACTGTTCCACCAGCTGGACCGTGTCCCCAGACGTGGACCTGGAGAAGTCAAACAACCGATTAGCTTATGACTCACCAAAAGAGTTACACGATAATGAATGCCGTTTATGTTATCAAAAAATGTTTGTGGCGTATGTGCAAGAACATATTATTCATCTAAGAATATTCATTTAAGAAGTATAAGGTTTTATTGGCATATTTATTCTGCCATCACAGGGGTTTCACTTACCAGTGTATAAATCTGTTGCTTGTGACAGACAGAAGCTTCCCACTCTCTTCATAATAAAAGCCACCTGCACTGTCTGGGCATTTGACACCTCCGGGAAGAGCAGTCAATCCTATTGTGCCATCAGGAGTTGTACACCATCAGATCATTTTAACATCACTATGTAAACAGTTACTGAGCAATTTTGATGAAAAAGTGCATACTAGCTGTGCTAAACAATCCATGTCTGCAAAGAAAATATATAAGGGAAATATTGCCTAATTGAGATGAATTTCAGGACTGTCAATTTAGGTCAAACTACATGTTAATAAGTATCCGCTAACGTCTATTGAACACCACCTGTTACGAACTGAAATTGTGGTTACTGCTAACCAACCAATTAAATTATTACTACTATTCGGCAAACTAGGGGTGGCTACCGGGTTATGTCAGATTTCAAGTGGCTAACGGTAACGTGTGAGGTATGACGGACTGGACGAAAACAATTCAACAAAGTCAACTTGCTACATGTGCTTATACATCTGCGCGCGCGCACATCAAGGATCAAAGACCTGGAGGCCTAACGTTAGAAGCTCGACCTAAAGTTTACTCCTTTCATAAATCTGTCATTATATGCACTAACTATACTacaactttgaaaactggtaCTACATAATCGGCATGGAATGGGGCACTAAGATTGTGCTATTTAGCTAGGTCACCTAACGAGCTAGCTAGGATAACTGGCTAGCATTCACAATTGTGGTTGTTAAGTCACTGCTTCAATCTCGTGTATATCAGGGGACAACTTGTTTATATTTAAACATATGATAATTCATTCCATGGAGAACTTAAATGCTTTACCTAAATTGACAGTGATATCCCGGAACCGTGAAAATGTTTCCCTCTCAAATCCACATATTTCTATGAAGCTCCTGTCCAGCGCCGCCATCTTCGCCGCCGCATTGGTTTAGTGAGTGACCGGGAAATACAGGAAGCTAGGCGCCTTCAATGCTTTCGAAAATTTAAAGAGACAGACATCATATTTCCTCAAAAAGGGCGAACTTGAGTGAAAACTAATCTGTAGATGCGCGCAATGTTCAGTAATGGTACCTTATGATTTTCATGAGAAGATTCACAAGGAGCAGAACAGAGCATATTAAGTATGGGTTTTATATGTGCCTTGTGTGACTGTGAAGTGTGAACACTTGCCTGATCAGCTATTATTTAGTTAGCCTATTTTTAGTGACCTTTTCTGTGAGAATCACACATGTGCATAGGTCTACCCATGGTGGAAATGGAAAAGAGGTGGACACAAGTTGCACACTTTAGTCAATAAAATAGAGACTTTTCACCATTCCAGTCATAGGAGGTGTGGTCCCACAGTGTATAGCTATATAAAGTAAAATGGAAAACATTATGCTTTGTTTCATGTCcaaggtaggcctatgtgttatAATTGTCTCAAGCGAACTGTTATAATAAATCTAAATGTTGTAATGTCAGAAATCTTATATGTAGAATAGCCTACGTATGATATGACCTTTTTTCCAGATTGCTTGAAATGTCAGTAAGGATTGCATTTTGGCTTTTCGCCCTCATCTCTTTTACCTATGCTGAGGTAAGTTTCTTTCTCCATGGTTTGAGGAGACACATtggtgtgaggagggggggggttgacaCTGAACTCTGAATAAAGACTCATATATTCTGTGCTCCTGTGTCTGTCTTCTGGACGGGTTTATACTGCTCCACAACCCATTATGATGCACTGAAAATCAAGTAAGTGGCCCTTCTGGTATCTTTGACATGTGTCAATTCATTTCATTCAGACTCAGTTAACAGCTTTTGACGCTTGTTTCATTAAATTTCAGAGGAGGTAGAAGAAAACCTCTCTGTGTCAGAGATTCTTGAAAAAGCAAACAGTAATGTTGGTAAGGTATTTCACAAATGTTAAATATTATTGCTCTCAGGTGTTATTGTTATCCATTGTAttagctgttttgttgttgttgttgttgttgttgttgttgttgttgttggagtaCCGACCAGACCAATAATCCAGAATGTCTGATGAAATAACAAGTGGGCTATATATATTGTCATTCTCAATCTCTCTAAATTTGTTATTGTAATCAAACACACCTGATTTCACCCCTTCAGTGCGCAGAGCAGATGAGCCCTTTGTTGTAGATGACATCGCATACGTCTCTGAGGGGGAGAGGAACGCGGACCCCTGCACTTCTGGGCCCGGGGGATGTCTGTGGCCAAAATCTACTGACGGAACAGTCTACGTGCCTTATGTGATCGCTAATCATTACAGTAAGTCAGCCTCTTAATTGTATCAGGGTAGTAAACTATGCTACAACATATGTAGTGCATGTTCCTCTCTTACAGTATTTCAGTTAAGATTCTCAGATATACTTTTGTAATTTGTGCCCTGACAGCCTCTCGTGAGCTGGCCGTCATTGAGCGTGGTCTGCAGTCCTTTTCCAGCTCTACCTGCATCCGTTTTATCCCCAGAACTAATCAAAGAGATTACCTTGACATCCAGGATGACACGGGGTATAAATGGCCGATACTTTACAGAGACCAATACAATCAATTTTACAATTattataatttattttcttcttcaGTTATAAATGTAAAGTCTCTTTGTGACGGAATTGAAATGACGTGGAAATGCTGGTCTGGTTCTGTGGCAGGTGTTACTCCTTCGTGGGCCGCATTTACAATGCTCAGGTGCTTTCTCTGGGTCATAAGGGCTGCATCTACCACAACACTGTCCAACACGAGCTGCTGCACGCTCTGGGCTTCAAACACGAGCAGTGTCGCAGTGACCGGGACCAGTACATCCGAGTCCTTCTGCAAAATGTGAAACCTGGTAAGGGCTCTCCCAAGGATCTCCTAGTACCTGCTTCATCAACTGTACAAACCCACCAGTTACTTGAGCGACACATATGCACCACACCTGGTCTCTTGACTTATGTTGTATGTTGTAGAAACATATTTCGAAGTTAGTGGACATGACATCCATTTTGGACTAATAGCAtttataataatacatttataaatttataaattaaaaaatacattatttaaCTGTGTATCTCAAGTAATAGGTAATTTTGTCGTTCGGTTGTTTGTTTGAGTAATGATACAGCAAATAGCAATAACTCAAATACATTTCACTGTAATTATTCATGAAAATTCATGaaaatatagcgttttggaaccaaactttTCATATAGTTAGTTCATCATTGTGTATTGAATGTGTACTAGATGTGGAAACAGCTTTGCACTTTTGTCATTTGATACAATGACACTTTTACAACTAATTTACTGCTCTCTCATTCTATGTTTTAAATAGGCCTGGAGTATGCTTTTGACAAGATCGCCACATTGAACCAGGACACACCATATGATTACAACTCTGTGATGCAATACCATAAGTAAGTCATAAACTCAATAGGCTTTGCaagtcagtaaaaaaaaatcacaatgcCACGATTGCAGAAGACCGAAGCGCtagcaaacacgcacacacacacacacacacacacacacacacacacacacacacacacacacacacacacacacacacacacacacactgaagcacacatatacacaaaagcaaaaaacatatgcatacactcatTTGTACTCACAGAAGTTGCAAGAGTGGTGGAAGGAGTAGGTGGAGACAAATGAACAAGTTTGTAGCAGCTAATGGATTGTGTGGTGGATTTCAGGTACGCCTTCTCTAAGAATGACGAGCCCACCATGGAACCTTACCCTGACCCAAATGTGCCATTCGGAACCGCCACTGAGATGAGCAAGAACGACATCCTCAGAGTGAACAGGCTCTACCAGTGTTAATGGACCAGTACGTCCAATACTTTTACTGTGAACGTAATGACAAGTCCTGAAATATGTTCGCAATGTGACGTCTTTGTCATGGTgcagtaacagtgtgtgtgtgtgggtgtgtgggtgtgtgtgtgcgcatatttgtgcatgtgtatgcttgggtgtgtgtgtgtgagtgtgtgtgtgcgtgtgtgcgtgtgtgcgttgttgttgttgttttaaacaGGAAAACAGGAAAACAGGAAAAATTTCCTTCAGTCCACAAAAAATGTCCTTCAGTCCACACTTGGACCACTTAGACCACACCACTATTGTCACAATAAAAAGACTCGTAGAACATTCCAAGAGTGCTCATTTCTGACTGCAAATAACTTGATCGCTGAGTAAaagatgtttgtttgtgatcACTTTCATTATATCACAAAACGATAATTCTAGGGGGGATAAAGAACTCAAAACCTATATTACTTGCTTATACAGGTATGTGAAGACTATCCGACATTATCTCAGACCCTCATCTTTTAAAGTTCAAAATCTTTTATAGGTTTATTACATTTTCAGTAAATTCTTTATACTAGCCATACGACTTTTATGTAGTGAATGTCTGTGTTGTGGAGATTTCAGAATACATTAAGAATTTTATTATAAAGTAAAGTATGCAGCCTCTGAATTATAAAAGAAGAATATGCAAGAAGCTGTCATGTAGAAGAACCATTTCTTAATCATCTTGAATAAATTCAGTCACACGCCACATCCTGTTCTCcaagcaccaacacacacactgtaacactaAACACAAGATGGTGAGCATGCAGTTGCTTCCTGTCATCATTACTGAATAAAATACTATGATTATAATGATATACTATGTgacaaattcttgaatttcccctaggggatcaataaagtatctatctatctatctatctatctaaatatatatatatatatatttaattaaAATCACAATTTGAACTGATGCAATTAGCAAAATGTGCAGGGCACAAGCAGCAGTAAGATGAATATAAAAAGGCAAACAGAAGTATTCTTGCCCAAGAAGTAATATTTCAGTCATGTTTCATATTAGTAAATATTGAACTAAAATGATGTGTGCAAACATAATCATATCACAAAATCATTTAGTCATATCACTGATTTTTTCCCGGAATCTTTCAGCCCTCGCTGAAGGTAAAACTCAACATATTTGTTTTTccacgtaactatttttttattattattgtttttttttatttacaatttTGATGACAGGgccccttttttaaaaaaaaacactacacgTATTAACACCGCACCCAATTAGCAGAATCCTTTAGTGCTTCGCACAATGAAACACTTCATTCAAAACTATTGAATTATTATCAAAACTCTATTTTGTTGTGAAATCACAAacagtttttgcctgttgcttACACACTGAAATTAATGCTTGACCAAAGCCACAAAAcctagttgttgttgttacagTAACTACACTATTGTTTTAttgtattgtttattatttggaataaagcacatcagtgtttaTACTGATTTGAAAAAGTCAAATGGTGCATGTGTATCATTTTATTGGAAGAATT
This sequence is a window from Sardina pilchardus chromosome 10, fSarPil1.1, whole genome shotgun sequence. Protein-coding genes within it:
- the LOC134093444 gene encoding low choriolytic enzyme-like encodes the protein MFSNEEVEENLSVSEILEKANSNVVRRADEPFVVDDIAYVSEGERNADPCTSGPGGCLWPKSTDGTVYVPYVIANHYTSRELAVIERGLQSFSSSTCIRFIPRTNQRDYLDIQDDTGCYSFVGRIYNAQVLSLGHKGCIYHNTVQHELLHALGFKHEQCRSDRDQYIRVLLQNVKPGLEYAFDKIATLNQDTPYDYNSVMQYHKYAFSKNDEPTMEPYPDPNVPFGTATEMSKNDILRVNRLYQC